A single Macaca mulatta isolate MMU2019108-1 chromosome 15, T2T-MMU8v2.0, whole genome shotgun sequence DNA region contains:
- the GAS1 gene encoding growth arrest-specific protein 1: protein MVAALLGGGGEARGGTVPGAWLCLMALLQLLGSAPRGSGLAHGRRLICWQALLQCQGEPECSYAYNQYAEACAPVLAQHGGGDAPGAAAAAAAFPASAASFSSRWRCPSHCISALIQLNHTRRGPALEDCDCAQDENCKSTKRAIEPCLPRTSGGGAGGPGAGGVMGCTEARRRCDRDSRCNLALSRYLTYCGKVFNGLRCTDECRTVIEDMLAMPKAALLNDCVCDGLERPICESVKENMARLCFGAELGNGPGSSGSDGGLDDYYDEDYDDEQRPGGAGGEQPLDDDDGVPHPPRPGSGAAAAGGRGDLPYGPGRRSSGGGGRSAPRGAWTPLASILLLLLGLLF from the coding sequence ATGGTGGCCGCGCTGCTGGGCGGCGGCGGCGAGGCCCGCGGGGGGACCGTGCCGGGCGCCTGGCTGTGCCTGATGGcgctgctgcagctgctgggcTCGGCGCCGCGGGGCTCTGGGCTGGCGCACGGCCGCCGCCTCATCTGCTGGCAGGCGCTGCTGCAGTGCCAGGGGGAGCCGGAGTGCAGCTACGCCTACAACCAGTACGCCGAGGCGTGCGCGCCGGTGCTGGCGCAGCACGGCGGGGGCGACGCGCCCGGGGCCGCCGCCGCAGCAGCAGCTTTCCCGGCCTCGGCCGCCTCCTTCTCGTCGCGCTGGCGCTGCCCGAGCCACTGCATCTCGGCCCTCATTCAGCTCAACCACACGCGCCGCGGGCCCGCACTGGAGGACTGTGACTGCGCGCAGGACGAGAACTGCAAGTCCACCAAGCGCGCCATTGAGCCGTGCCTGCCCCGGACAagcggcggcggcgcgggcggCCCCGGCGCGGGCGGGGTCATGGGCTGCACCGAGGCCCGGCGGCGCTGCGACCGCGACAGCCGCTGCAACCTGGCGCTGAGCCGCTACCTAACCTACTGCGGCAAGGTCTTCAACGGGCTGCGCTGCACGGACGAATGCCGCACCGTCATTGAGGACATGCTGGCTATGCCCAAGGCGGCACTGCTCAACGACTGCGTGTGCGACGGCCTGGAGCGACCCATCTGCGAGTCGGTCAAGGAGAACATGGCCCGCTTGTGCTTCGGCGCCGAGCTGGGCAATGGCCCGGGCAGCAGCGGCTCGGACGGGGGCCTGGACGACTACTACGATGAGGACTACGATGACGAGCAGCGCCCGGGGGGCGCGGGTGGTGAGCAGCCGCTAGACGACGACGACGGCGTCCCGCACCCACCGCGCCCAGGCAGCGGCGCTGCTGCAGCGGGCGGCCGCGGGGACCTGCCCTATGGGCCCGGGCGCAggagcagcggcggcggcggccgctcGGCGCCCCGGGGCGCCTGGACCCCTCTTGCCTCcatcttgctgctgctgctcggGCTCCTCTTTTAG